The following are encoded in a window of Anopheles stephensi strain Indian chromosome X, UCI_ANSTEP_V1.0, whole genome shotgun sequence genomic DNA:
- the LOC118504772 gene encoding transcription factor kayak isoform X3 codes for MDVQDFASFITREMLLAQFASFDGIGVHSGVPTRTTPTLTPTTLKNIEQTFMEATNAQINLPYQAGFVPPSYPMEDHSQDGGVSQESLSSNSNGSWAVSGSHGYTGDDHDSKSSASLEQPSSGTRSRRSATGTDENAKNETVTFAIGTGGSGTGARTGGRRNVGGRRPHKPSNLTPEEEEKRRIRRERNKQAAARCRRRREDHTNELVDETDQLEKKRQSLAQEIQQLQQEKDDLEFLLETHREHCRLQARRSPIDLKPVDLDTGGFENTGTFVLPKIKTEPEDEFAAAAAAAAATQQHHQQPPPNQLQEQLAIEAAEHGTISKKLKLSHAHSDSLETPTPTSSAFAPLAGVGLAGNSGNKLSATPAGSNGSRPTRPDSLDVKSAAQYPLIARGDAAGSLAISTPSSGLFNFDSLMEGGTGLTPIAAPISFPPNRNPLELITPTSTEPSKLCSL; via the exons ATGGATGTACAAGATTTTGCGAGTTTCATCACGCGTGAGATGCTACTGGCACAG TTTGCATCATTCGACGGGATCGGGGTGCACAGCGGGGTGCCGACGCGCACCACGCCAACACTGACGCCCACCACGCTGAAAAACATCGAGCAAACGTTTATGGAGGCGACAAACGCGCAGATCAATCTGCCGTACCAGGCCGGCTTCGTGCCACCGTCCTACCCGATGGAAGATCACAGCCAGGACGGTGGCGTGAGCCAGGAATCGCTCAGCTCCAACTCGAACGGTTCCTGGGCGGTGTCCGGTTCGCACGGTTACACCGGGGACGATCACGATTCCAAATCGTCCGCCTCGCTGGAGCAACCCTCGTCCGGTACGCGCAGCCGTCGGTCGGCTACCGGTACCGATGAGAATgcgaaaaacgaaaccgtTACGTTTGCGATCGGTACGGGTGGGTCCGGTACCGGTGCGCGCACCGGCGGACGTCGCAACGTTGGTGGCCGGCGCCCCCACAAACCATCCAATCTTACGcccgaggaggaggagaaacGGCGGATCCGGCGCGAACGGAACAAGCAGGCAGCGGCCCGGTGCCGGCGGCGGCGCGAAGATCACACCAACGAGCTGGTGGACGAAACGGACCAGCTCGAGAAGAAGCGCCAATCGCTGGCGCAGGAAatacagcagctgcagcaggagAAGGACGATCTGGAGTTTTTGCTCGAAACGCACCGGGAGCACTGCCGGCTGCAGGCCCGCCGTAGCCCGATCGATCTGAAACCGGTCGACCTGGACACGGGCGGGTTCGAGAATACGGGCACGTTCGTGCTGCCAAAGATCAAAACCGAACCGGAGGACGAGTttgcggcggcggcggcggcagcggcggcaacccaacagcaccaccaacaaccaccaccgaaccAGCTCCAGGAACAGCTGGCGATCGAGGCGGCCGAGCATGGGACTATTTCTAAAAA aCTAAAACTTTCGCACGCGCACAGTGACAGTCTCGAGACGCCAACACCTACCAGCAGTGCCTTCGCTCCCCTTGCCGGTGTTGGGCTGGCGGGCAACAGCGGCAACAAACTGTCGGCCACACCCGCGGGCAGCAACGGCAGTCGCCCAACGCGCCCGGACAGTCTGGACGTAAAGTCTGCCGCCCAGTATCCACTGATCGCCCGGGGCGATGCGGCCGGCTCGCTGGCAATCTCGACGCCCTCGAGCGGTCTGTTCAACTTCGACAGCCTGATGGAGGGCGGTACCGGGCTGACGCCGATAGCGGCCCCGATCAGCTTTCCACCGAACCGGAACCCGCTAGAGCTTATCACGCCGACCAGCACGGAACCATCGAAGCTGTGTAGTCTATAG
- the LOC118504772 gene encoding transcription factor kayak isoform X2, producing MTRDDNVLLNDVYFNAYNTNPPLTPLTPISKLFASFDGIGVHSGVPTRTTPTLTPTTLKNIEQTFMEATNAQINLPYQAGFVPPSYPMEDHSQDGGVSQESLSSNSNGSWAVSGSHGYTGDDHDSKSSASLEQPSSGTRSRRSATGTDENAKNETVTFAIGTGGSGTGARTGGRRNVGGRRPHKPSNLTPEEEEKRRIRRERNKQAAARCRRRREDHTNELVDETDQLEKKRQSLAQEIQQLQQEKDDLEFLLETHREHCRLQARRSPIDLKPVDLDTGGFENTGTFVLPKIKTEPEDEFAAAAAAAAATQQHHQQPPPNQLQEQLAIEAAEHGTISKKLKLSHAHSDSLETPTPTSSAFAPLAGVGLAGNSGNKLSATPAGSNGSRPTRPDSLDVKSAAQYPLIARGDAAGSLAISTPSSGLFNFDSLMEGGTGLTPIAAPISFPPNRNPLELITPTSTEPSKLCSL from the exons ATGACGAGGGATGATAACGTGCTGCTAAATGATGTTTACTTCAACGCGTACAACACCAACCCACCGCTCACACCGTTGACACCGATAAGTAAACTC TTTGCATCATTCGACGGGATCGGGGTGCACAGCGGGGTGCCGACGCGCACCACGCCAACACTGACGCCCACCACGCTGAAAAACATCGAGCAAACGTTTATGGAGGCGACAAACGCGCAGATCAATCTGCCGTACCAGGCCGGCTTCGTGCCACCGTCCTACCCGATGGAAGATCACAGCCAGGACGGTGGCGTGAGCCAGGAATCGCTCAGCTCCAACTCGAACGGTTCCTGGGCGGTGTCCGGTTCGCACGGTTACACCGGGGACGATCACGATTCCAAATCGTCCGCCTCGCTGGAGCAACCCTCGTCCGGTACGCGCAGCCGTCGGTCGGCTACCGGTACCGATGAGAATgcgaaaaacgaaaccgtTACGTTTGCGATCGGTACGGGTGGGTCCGGTACCGGTGCGCGCACCGGCGGACGTCGCAACGTTGGTGGCCGGCGCCCCCACAAACCATCCAATCTTACGcccgaggaggaggagaaacGGCGGATCCGGCGCGAACGGAACAAGCAGGCAGCGGCCCGGTGCCGGCGGCGGCGCGAAGATCACACCAACGAGCTGGTGGACGAAACGGACCAGCTCGAGAAGAAGCGCCAATCGCTGGCGCAGGAAatacagcagctgcagcaggagAAGGACGATCTGGAGTTTTTGCTCGAAACGCACCGGGAGCACTGCCGGCTGCAGGCCCGCCGTAGCCCGATCGATCTGAAACCGGTCGACCTGGACACGGGCGGGTTCGAGAATACGGGCACGTTCGTGCTGCCAAAGATCAAAACCGAACCGGAGGACGAGTttgcggcggcggcggcggcagcggcggcaacccaacagcaccaccaacaaccaccaccgaaccAGCTCCAGGAACAGCTGGCGATCGAGGCGGCCGAGCATGGGACTATTTCTAAAAA aCTAAAACTTTCGCACGCGCACAGTGACAGTCTCGAGACGCCAACACCTACCAGCAGTGCCTTCGCTCCCCTTGCCGGTGTTGGGCTGGCGGGCAACAGCGGCAACAAACTGTCGGCCACACCCGCGGGCAGCAACGGCAGTCGCCCAACGCGCCCGGACAGTCTGGACGTAAAGTCTGCCGCCCAGTATCCACTGATCGCCCGGGGCGATGCGGCCGGCTCGCTGGCAATCTCGACGCCCTCGAGCGGTCTGTTCAACTTCGACAGCCTGATGGAGGGCGGTACCGGGCTGACGCCGATAGCGGCCCCGATCAGCTTTCCACCGAACCGGAACCCGCTAGAGCTTATCACGCCGACCAGCACGGAACCATCGAAGCTGTGTAGTCTATAG
- the LOC118504772 gene encoding transcription factor kayak isoform X1, protein MMKNHSKTVSGAYDDHSQFETDDSNSSNTENTQDSARSYTTTSRHHHQQQQPAQQQMPPEIPIADGSESGGRNLNKQPATLDLSINAPSHALSNILISRPFASFDGIGVHSGVPTRTTPTLTPTTLKNIEQTFMEATNAQINLPYQAGFVPPSYPMEDHSQDGGVSQESLSSNSNGSWAVSGSHGYTGDDHDSKSSASLEQPSSGTRSRRSATGTDENAKNETVTFAIGTGGSGTGARTGGRRNVGGRRPHKPSNLTPEEEEKRRIRRERNKQAAARCRRRREDHTNELVDETDQLEKKRQSLAQEIQQLQQEKDDLEFLLETHREHCRLQARRSPIDLKPVDLDTGGFENTGTFVLPKIKTEPEDEFAAAAAAAAATQQHHQQPPPNQLQEQLAIEAAEHGTISKKLKLSHAHSDSLETPTPTSSAFAPLAGVGLAGNSGNKLSATPAGSNGSRPTRPDSLDVKSAAQYPLIARGDAAGSLAISTPSSGLFNFDSLMEGGTGLTPIAAPISFPPNRNPLELITPTSTEPSKLCSL, encoded by the exons ATGATGAAGAATCACAGCAAAACCGTATCGGGCGCCTACGACGATCATTCGCAATTCGAGACCGATGATAGCAATAGCAGCAATACCGAAAACACGCAGGATAGCGCCAGAAGCTACACTACCACTTCcaggcatcatcatcaacaacaacaaccggcaCAGCAACAAATGCCGCCGGAAATACCAATCGCGGACGGCAGTGAGAGTGGTGGTCGTAACCTCAACAAACAACCTGCCACTCTCGATCTTTCCATCAACGCACCGTCGCATGCATTATCCAATATTCTGATATCTCGACCG TTTGCATCATTCGACGGGATCGGGGTGCACAGCGGGGTGCCGACGCGCACCACGCCAACACTGACGCCCACCACGCTGAAAAACATCGAGCAAACGTTTATGGAGGCGACAAACGCGCAGATCAATCTGCCGTACCAGGCCGGCTTCGTGCCACCGTCCTACCCGATGGAAGATCACAGCCAGGACGGTGGCGTGAGCCAGGAATCGCTCAGCTCCAACTCGAACGGTTCCTGGGCGGTGTCCGGTTCGCACGGTTACACCGGGGACGATCACGATTCCAAATCGTCCGCCTCGCTGGAGCAACCCTCGTCCGGTACGCGCAGCCGTCGGTCGGCTACCGGTACCGATGAGAATgcgaaaaacgaaaccgtTACGTTTGCGATCGGTACGGGTGGGTCCGGTACCGGTGCGCGCACCGGCGGACGTCGCAACGTTGGTGGCCGGCGCCCCCACAAACCATCCAATCTTACGcccgaggaggaggagaaacGGCGGATCCGGCGCGAACGGAACAAGCAGGCAGCGGCCCGGTGCCGGCGGCGGCGCGAAGATCACACCAACGAGCTGGTGGACGAAACGGACCAGCTCGAGAAGAAGCGCCAATCGCTGGCGCAGGAAatacagcagctgcagcaggagAAGGACGATCTGGAGTTTTTGCTCGAAACGCACCGGGAGCACTGCCGGCTGCAGGCCCGCCGTAGCCCGATCGATCTGAAACCGGTCGACCTGGACACGGGCGGGTTCGAGAATACGGGCACGTTCGTGCTGCCAAAGATCAAAACCGAACCGGAGGACGAGTttgcggcggcggcggcggcagcggcggcaacccaacagcaccaccaacaaccaccaccgaaccAGCTCCAGGAACAGCTGGCGATCGAGGCGGCCGAGCATGGGACTATTTCTAAAAA aCTAAAACTTTCGCACGCGCACAGTGACAGTCTCGAGACGCCAACACCTACCAGCAGTGCCTTCGCTCCCCTTGCCGGTGTTGGGCTGGCGGGCAACAGCGGCAACAAACTGTCGGCCACACCCGCGGGCAGCAACGGCAGTCGCCCAACGCGCCCGGACAGTCTGGACGTAAAGTCTGCCGCCCAGTATCCACTGATCGCCCGGGGCGATGCGGCCGGCTCGCTGGCAATCTCGACGCCCTCGAGCGGTCTGTTCAACTTCGACAGCCTGATGGAGGGCGGTACCGGGCTGACGCCGATAGCGGCCCCGATCAGCTTTCCACCGAACCGGAACCCGCTAGAGCTTATCACGCCGACCAGCACGGAACCATCGAAGCTGTGTAGTCTATAG